A stretch of the Bdellovibrio sp. 22V genome encodes the following:
- a CDS encoding phosphatidylserine/phosphatidylglycerophosphate/cardiolipin synthase family protein, producing the protein MESWSYVRIFHSGDDYYLSLIQDIRRAKRSITIESYIFAIDRLTESILEELTKARARGCLVKIVVDGFGSYYWIPQLDKLCNERGIELRVFHPFPYPLLWARRLFARYSINGIFLFKKLNRRTHRKITIIDETRAYLGSFNFVQDHCQSYVGPRAWRDTGVALEGPAISRLVLAFQISYLRTYIHGLLNWVGRWRIKQEPFENILRLNTTQKTRRRLYRDLLFRITHAEKRIYVTTAYFLPKRSLLTAFLKAARRGVDVKILMPGKSDVPMVKWAAFYIVRFLLQKRIPIYEYQKTILHAKTMIIDDEAFVGSFNLNHRSLLHDLEVEAVLSDEESMKNMLQQWSVDLANSKLVSEKDFATRSWFARMLYRLAFRLRYML; encoded by the coding sequence ATGGAGTCATGGAGCTACGTACGCATTTTTCATTCAGGAGACGACTACTACTTGAGTCTTATCCAAGATATACGGCGAGCCAAGCGCAGTATCACCATTGAATCCTATATCTTTGCCATTGATCGTCTCACAGAATCTATTTTGGAAGAATTGACAAAGGCGCGGGCGCGCGGCTGTCTTGTGAAAATCGTCGTCGACGGTTTTGGCTCTTACTACTGGATTCCGCAACTAGACAAGCTTTGCAACGAACGCGGCATCGAGTTGCGCGTATTCCATCCTTTTCCTTATCCGCTTTTGTGGGCGCGAAGATTGTTTGCAAGATACTCGATCAACGGTATTTTTCTGTTCAAAAAACTCAACCGCCGCACGCATCGAAAAATCACGATTATCGACGAAACGCGCGCTTACTTGGGAAGCTTCAACTTCGTCCAAGATCACTGCCAATCTTATGTGGGCCCCCGCGCGTGGCGCGATACCGGCGTTGCTCTTGAAGGCCCCGCGATCAGCCGCTTGGTCCTCGCTTTTCAGATCAGCTATCTGCGCACGTATATCCATGGCCTCTTAAACTGGGTCGGCCGTTGGCGCATAAAACAAGAGCCGTTTGAAAATATCTTGCGTCTGAATACGACCCAAAAAACGCGCCGCCGTTTGTATCGAGATCTTTTATTCAGAATCACGCACGCGGAAAAACGTATTTACGTTACGACCGCCTATTTCTTGCCTAAACGCTCTTTATTGACCGCTTTTCTTAAGGCCGCCCGCCGCGGTGTTGACGTTAAAATTCTGATGCCCGGTAAGTCGGACGTTCCGATGGTGAAATGGGCCGCTTTTTATATCGTGCGCTTCTTGCTGCAAAAAAGAATTCCGATCTATGAGTACCAAAAGACTATTTTGCACGCGAAAACAATGATCATCGACGACGAGGCTTTTGTCGGTTCTTTCAATCTCAATCATCGCAGTCTTTTGCACGATCTCGAGGTCGAGGCCGTCTTAAGCGACGAAGAGAGCATGAAGAACATGCTCCAACAATGGAGCGTGGATCTGGCGAACTCCAAGCTTGTCTCGGAAAAAGACTTCGCGACACGCTCTTGGTTTGCTCGCATGCTGTATCGCCTTGCTTTTCGCCTTAGATATATGCTCTAG
- a CDS encoding MBL fold metallo-hydrolase gives MAVYAGESWNYEKYKFYGLSLSGIRTAIAMPELSLSFDVAQGYPFLLNLKQYFISHGHLDHAAGIPYIISQKAMNSQAPGKFYMPTSLVEPMDQIMKIWEKIENHQYQYEFIPVKADDEIPLNAQTYVKVFPTTHRVESFGYTIFEIHKKLKKEYVGLSQDEIVALRRQGLEVNELHHIPVVSFTGDTQIEFLDSRPWIKKSKILILEATYLDERKTIEQARQWGHTHIDEIVPRLPDIESEKIVFIHASSRYSDRQALKLLLQKIPAEYYERVDLFPGR, from the coding sequence ATGGCTGTTTACGCTGGGGAAAGTTGGAACTACGAAAAGTACAAGTTCTATGGCCTGTCGCTGTCGGGGATCCGCACGGCGATTGCCATGCCCGAGCTTTCCCTCAGCTTTGACGTCGCTCAAGGCTATCCGTTTTTATTAAATCTAAAACAATACTTCATTAGTCACGGACATCTGGATCACGCTGCGGGAATTCCCTACATCATTTCACAAAAAGCGATGAACTCCCAAGCTCCCGGCAAGTTCTATATGCCGACGTCGCTGGTGGAACCCATGGACCAAATCATGAAGATTTGGGAAAAGATTGAGAATCATCAATATCAATACGAGTTCATTCCCGTAAAAGCCGATGACGAGATCCCCCTCAACGCGCAAACCTATGTAAAGGTTTTCCCGACAACCCATCGCGTGGAGTCCTTTGGTTATACGATTTTCGAGATTCACAAGAAGCTAAAAAAAGAATACGTCGGACTTTCCCAAGACGAAATCGTCGCACTTCGCCGCCAAGGTTTGGAGGTCAACGAGCTTCACCATATTCCTGTCGTGAGTTTTACCGGCGACACGCAAATCGAGTTTTTAGATTCTCGGCCATGGATTAAAAAGTCCAAAATTCTTATTCTTGAAGCGACCTACTTGGATGAAAGAAAAACGATTGAACAAGCGCGCCAATGGGGTCACACGCATATCGATGAAATTGTTCCACGTTTGCCAGATATTGAGAGTGAAAAGATTGTTTTCATTCACGCCTCAAGCCGCTATTCCGACCGCCAGGCTTTGAAGCTGCTTTTGCAAAAGATCCCCGCAGAGTATTATGAACGCGTGGATCTTTTTCCAGGCAGATAA
- a CDS encoding helical backbone metal receptor codes for MRVVSMVPSWTETLLKAGVQVVGRTRFCIHPPKMITNIPIVGGTKDVSWDLVVDLKPDLVLLDEEENPSEMAEECPVPYLATHVSSLQTLQTELARLGEHFKNPTLMEMSVDCLDILEAPRATWNNQKIPGFLEWVKAPTKEYDKVMYMIWKKPWMTVSHETYIGSVLDKLGANMVTFPEGEKYPVVEIEDYEDCLFLFSSEPYPFQKKIADLKSLGVEGAIVNGESYSWFGARSIEFLRETLLQK; via the coding sequence ATGCGTGTTGTGAGTATGGTTCCGTCATGGACGGAGACGCTTTTAAAGGCCGGTGTGCAAGTTGTTGGCCGCACGCGTTTTTGTATTCATCCTCCGAAGATGATCACGAATATCCCCATTGTCGGTGGCACTAAAGACGTCTCGTGGGATTTGGTTGTCGATCTGAAACCCGATTTGGTTCTTTTGGACGAAGAGGAAAATCCGTCAGAAATGGCGGAGGAATGCCCCGTTCCTTATTTAGCGACCCATGTCTCTTCGTTACAAACTTTACAGACAGAGCTTGCGCGCTTAGGAGAGCATTTCAAAAATCCCACATTGATGGAAATGTCAGTGGATTGCTTGGACATTCTCGAAGCCCCGCGAGCGACGTGGAACAATCAAAAAATTCCCGGTTTTCTGGAGTGGGTGAAGGCGCCCACAAAAGAATACGACAAAGTCATGTACATGATTTGGAAAAAACCCTGGATGACGGTGAGTCACGAAACTTATATCGGCTCCGTTCTTGATAAACTCGGCGCCAATATGGTGACTTTTCCCGAAGGCGAGAAGTATCCGGTCGTTGAGATTGAAGATTATGAAGACTGTCTGTTTTTATTTTCTTCCGAGCCCTATCCGTTTCAGAAAAAAATCGCTGATCTTAAATCGCTGGGGGTTGAAGGTGCGATCGTGAATGGCGAGTCTTATTCCTGGTTCGGCGCGCGCAGTATTGAATTCTTGCGCGAAACTTTGTTGCAGAAATAA